In Mangifera indica cultivar Alphonso chromosome 1, CATAS_Mindica_2.1, whole genome shotgun sequence, a single genomic region encodes these proteins:
- the LOC123229123 gene encoding probable protein kinase At2g41970, with product MFCCQGEEEEQPGPPASQNTAPPKGNPHAAGSQGGGPKMSNVEKRGAPPKVLPIEIPSVPLDELNKLTSNFGSKALIGEGSYGRVFYAELSSGPAAIKKLDTSSSEQPDSDFAAQLSMVSRLKHEHFLELLGYCMEANNRILVYEFATMGSLHDVLHGRKGVQGAEPGPVLSWLQRVKVAFGAAKGLEYLHEKVQPPVVHRDVRSSNVLLFDDFKAKMADFNLTNQSSDTAARLHSTRVLGTFGYHAPEYAMTGQVTQKSDVYSFGVVLLELLTGRKPVDHTMPKGQQSLVTWATPRLSEDKVKQCIDPKLNNDYPPKAIAKLAAVAALCVQYEADFRPNMTIVVKALTPLLNSKPAGP from the exons ATGTTCTGCTGTCAAGGTGAGGAGGAGGAGCAACCAGGCCCCCCTGCTAGCCAAAACACAGCCCCACCTAAAGGCAACCCCCATGCTGCTG GTAGCCAAGGAGGAGGGCCAAAGATGTCCAATGTGGAGAAAAGAGGAGCTCCTCCAAAGGTCTTGCCTATTGAAATTCCATCTGTTCCATTGGACGAGTTAAATAAACTTACTAGCAACTTTGGTTCAAAGGCTTTGATTGGTGAAGGATCCTATGGCCGAGTATTCTATGCTGAGTTAAGTAGTGGCCCTGCAGCAATAAAGAAGCTAGACACCAGTTCCTCAGAGCAACCAGATTCGGATTTTGCAGCGCAA TTGTCAATGGTTTCAAGGCTTAAACATGAACATTTTTTGGAGTTGCTGGGGTATTGTATGGAGGCAAATAACCGCATATTAGTATACGAATTCGCAACAATGGGGTCTTTACATGATGTATTACATG GGAGAAAGGGTGTACAAGGGGCTGAACCTGGTCCAGTTCTAAGCTGGCTCCAAAGAGTTAAGGTTGCATTTGGTGCAGCAAAAGGCCTAGAGTATTTGCACGAAAAGGTTCAACCTCCTGTAGTTCATCGCGATGTCAGATCCAGCAATGTCTTactttttgatgattttaaggCTAAAATGGCTGATTTTAACTTGACGAATCAGTCATCTGACACAGCAGCTCGACTGCATTCAACTAGAGTTTTGGGTACCTTTGGCTACCATGCTCCTGA GTATGCAATGACAGGGCAAGTAACACAGAAAAgcgatgtttatagttttggagttGTTCTTTTAGAGCTATTGACAGGAAGAAAGCCAGTAGATCATACAATGCCTAAAGGACAACAAAGTCTTGTTACTTGG GCTACTCCAAGATTGAGTGAAGACAAGGTGAAGCAATGCATTGATCCTAAGCTAAATAACGATTACCCGCCAAAGGCGATTGCCAAG CTTGCGGCAGTTGCAGCACTTTGTGTTCAATATGAAGCAGATTTTAGGCCAAACATGACAATTGTTGTGAAAGCTCTTACGCCTCTTCTTAACTCAAAGCCAGCAGGACCATAA